A DNA window from Candidatus Aminicenantes bacterium contains the following coding sequences:
- a CDS encoding metallophosphoesterase, translating to MKYLIFSDIHSNLEAFEAMLEHPAARKASRFLFLGDLVGYGPNPNEVISRFRKLDVSSQVRGNHDKVVADLESSSLFNPVAAFSAEWSKIQVNTDNQAYLKHLPKGPVMVERFITLCHGSTFDEDYYVFSNFEAAESFKFMETAIGFFGHTHFPVMYLMRNEKIQSVPLSEKCRIRLDPNTRYLINPGSIGQPRDKNPMPSFVLFDANKREVQFIRFSYDYRKTQKKIRGVGLPEILASRIESGI from the coding sequence GTGAAATACCTTATTTTCAGCGATATCCACAGCAATCTGGAAGCATTCGAGGCCATGTTGGAACACCCCGCGGCCCGCAAGGCATCCCGTTTCCTGTTTCTCGGAGACCTGGTGGGATATGGCCCCAACCCCAATGAGGTGATCAGTCGCTTTCGCAAGCTCGATGTATCCAGCCAGGTTCGCGGAAACCATGACAAGGTCGTGGCTGACCTGGAGTCATCCTCCCTTTTTAACCCCGTTGCCGCATTCTCCGCCGAATGGAGCAAAATCCAGGTGAATACGGATAACCAAGCTTATCTGAAACACTTGCCCAAGGGGCCGGTAATGGTTGAGCGATTTATCACCCTCTGTCATGGATCCACGTTTGACGAAGATTATTATGTATTCTCTAATTTTGAGGCCGCGGAATCCTTTAAGTTCATGGAGACAGCCATCGGCTTTTTCGGGCACACGCATTTTCCCGTTATGTACCTGATGCGCAATGAAAAAATCCAATCCGTGCCCCTGAGTGAAAAATGCCGCATTCGATTGGACCCCAACACTCGCTACCTCATCAACCCGGGATCTATCGGACAACCCAGAGACAAAAATCCCATGCCCAGCTTTGTGCTTTTTGATGCGAATAAGCGCGAGGTCCAGTTCATACGCTTCTCTTATGATTATCGAAAGACTCAGAAAAAGATTCGCGGCGTCGGCCTGCCGGAAATCCTGGCAAGCCGGATTGAATCCGGGATATAA
- a CDS encoding lytic transglycosylase domain-containing protein, which produces MRRFRFRFLRSLLHLELLLVVSMVAAWGVYRFVPAPAPIAAEKLNPHLISNYQILRAVKRQISRLDADTGEPDWQQKLVSLPATRPEKPFLQAIMRLEQARKLQNREIPAQMPRFLRTISSRNPFLWQEKNELIYRWLDHSRQYAKMAERNQIHPPRSPALRIRVLKALARTEGADAASPLLHELFPRTSLGRILEGLPIKLQRELKTAVTTRDWEARFQHLAGLGRWSQIIQEARNCTDNNITQYYHAAYQYRRRHFNQCRRHLDRVNHPRFSARKKALCIKMDIRAGRTADIWQRIGALAAEPRTHADLLEDVAGLFLVDNQLDHASRAYTKLVQVTAKKDTRHWKALWVNAWIRIKQYRIKEARRLFQRGTHAPEPGYRVASTFWYRHLGGEKEFPLISAPFTYYFVRTEKDHIPGLQRGLQTFAARLDSAIAPETERHLQRSLALMESGLVKPARNYLEWARASVPPHSADAALLTLTISLLEIRLNRHYHAFVAYRKGFPDYHAMRLPRFLRHILCPLEFTEIIARHSRDHDLDPFLVSALIREESMFRPDSRSQSNAFGLMQMLPSTYAHISGKRLTSRLRRELVQPAINIRWGTRYLRQLLDKYDNRIYLALAAYNAGDHRADRWLRQFGDVSEEQFIEMIPFSETRNYVKNILRNRFFYAFYHADAFGERDFPAP; this is translated from the coding sequence TTGAGGCGATTTAGGTTCCGGTTTTTGCGCTCCCTGCTGCACCTGGAGTTGCTGCTCGTGGTCTCCATGGTCGCGGCATGGGGGGTATATCGCTTTGTTCCCGCCCCGGCTCCGATTGCAGCCGAAAAGCTCAATCCCCACCTGATTAGCAACTATCAAATCCTGCGCGCCGTCAAGCGGCAGATATCACGCCTTGATGCCGATACCGGCGAACCGGATTGGCAACAAAAACTGGTAAGCCTGCCCGCCACCCGCCCGGAAAAGCCGTTCCTGCAGGCCATCATGCGACTGGAACAAGCCCGAAAACTGCAAAATCGCGAGATTCCCGCCCAAATGCCCCGGTTCCTGCGAACAATATCCAGCCGAAATCCTTTTCTGTGGCAAGAAAAAAACGAACTCATCTATCGCTGGCTGGATCATTCCCGGCAATACGCCAAAATGGCGGAACGAAACCAAATTCACCCGCCGCGTTCCCCAGCCCTGCGTATCCGTGTTCTCAAAGCACTTGCGCGCACTGAAGGAGCTGATGCCGCATCTCCGCTTTTGCACGAACTGTTTCCCCGGACTTCGCTGGGAAGGATTCTGGAAGGACTGCCCATAAAACTGCAGCGTGAACTAAAAACAGCCGTCACGACAAGAGACTGGGAAGCACGCTTTCAGCACCTCGCCGGACTGGGGCGGTGGTCCCAGATCATCCAGGAAGCCCGCAACTGCACGGACAACAACATCACCCAGTATTATCATGCCGCATATCAATACCGTCGCCGTCACTTCAACCAATGTCGCCGGCACTTGGACCGCGTGAATCATCCCCGTTTCAGTGCGCGCAAAAAAGCTTTGTGCATTAAAATGGACATCCGCGCCGGGCGGACCGCTGATATCTGGCAACGGATCGGGGCACTGGCGGCTGAGCCCCGAACCCACGCGGATTTGCTGGAAGATGTGGCCGGACTTTTTCTCGTGGACAACCAGTTGGACCACGCCTCCCGCGCCTACACAAAGCTGGTTCAAGTTACCGCAAAGAAAGATACACGCCATTGGAAAGCCTTGTGGGTCAACGCCTGGATCAGAATCAAGCAGTACCGCATAAAAGAAGCACGCCGCCTTTTTCAAAGGGGAACCCACGCGCCTGAACCGGGCTACCGCGTCGCCTCGACTTTCTGGTACCGGCACCTGGGAGGGGAGAAAGAGTTCCCGCTGATCAGCGCGCCTTTTACCTACTATTTCGTGCGCACGGAAAAGGACCACATACCGGGCCTGCAAAGGGGACTGCAAACATTTGCCGCGCGGCTGGATTCAGCAATCGCTCCGGAAACCGAACGCCACCTGCAACGCAGCCTGGCGCTGATGGAATCAGGGCTGGTAAAGCCGGCCCGAAACTATCTCGAATGGGCAAGGGCATCCGTGCCGCCCCATTCAGCGGACGCCGCCCTCCTGACCCTGACCATCTCATTGCTTGAAATACGCCTGAACCGGCACTACCACGCATTCGTGGCTTATCGCAAGGGGTTTCCGGATTACCACGCCATGCGTCTGCCCCGATTCCTGCGTCACATCTTATGCCCGCTTGAATTCACCGAAATCATCGCACGCCACAGCCGCGACCATGATTTGGATCCTTTCCTGGTGAGCGCCCTGATCCGCGAAGAAAGCATGTTTCGGCCCGACAGCCGCTCTCAATCCAATGCCTTTGGTCTGATGCAGATGTTGCCCAGCACCTATGCCCACATCAGCGGCAAACGCCTGACCTCGCGGCTGCGCCGGGAACTGGTCCAACCGGCAATCAACATCCGCTGGGGCACGCGATACCTGCGTCAGTTGCTGGATAAATACGACAACCGCATCTACCTCGCGCTGGCGGCCTACAACGCCGGCGATCACCGCGCGGACCGTTGGTTGCGGCAGTTCGGCGACGTTTCCGAGGAACAGTTCATCGAGATGATCCCTTTCAGCGAGACCCGCAATTATGTCAAGAACATTCTGCGCAACCGTTTCTTTTACGCGTTTTACCATGCCGATGCCTTTGGCGAACGCGATTTTCCCGCTCCTTGA
- a CDS encoding M3 family peptidase, whose amino-acid sequence MPGCSSSEEKPQETENPFFTDHGTPFETPAFDRIKVDHYVPAVEKAIKLDQAEVDAIIQNTEAPTFINTMQALDRTGESLERVASVFYSLMSADTSPELQAAAKEIAPKLSAHSDNISLNEKLFARVKALHDQGDELGLDAEQAYMLEHTHKDFVRSGALLNDEQKTRMREINQRLSLLGLQFNENLLKETNSSHIVIEDEADLAGLPESVVTMGKEAAEEYEMPGKWVYTTQRASMYPFLQYSKNRPLREKLYRAYFMRGDRDNDHDNKAVLKEIMQLRIERTGMLGYETPAHFYLENRMAGTPQRVDEFLMQLWKPALKRAKAEAAEMQAIIDREGGDFKLQSWDWWYYAEKLRREKFELDDAELRPYFELENVKKGIFHLCNQLYGLTFEPRTDIQVYNKEVQVYEVKEADGSHLGIVYFDFHPRASKRGGAWSGGFRDGWTRDGKKISPLSTVTGNFTRPAGETPSLLSIDEVTTFFHEFGHALNTLFSDGRYQTRHIPRDAVELPSQIMENWALEPELLAVYARHYKTGEVIPDELVEKIRKSSLFNQGFETVEYLAAAILDQKWHGLTSVEDIEVNAFEKKVLDEIGLIPEIQPRYRSTYFSHIISGYSAGYYSYIWSGVLDADAFAAFKETSLFNQELAQKFRLYMLEKLGREDAMELYKRFRGREPKTEYLLERRGLL is encoded by the coding sequence ATGCCTGGATGTTCGTCCTCGGAAGAAAAACCGCAGGAAACGGAGAATCCCTTCTTTACCGACCACGGGACTCCTTTCGAGACCCCGGCATTTGACCGCATCAAGGTCGATCATTACGTTCCCGCGGTCGAGAAAGCCATCAAGCTTGACCAGGCGGAAGTGGATGCCATCATTCAGAACACGGAGGCCCCCACTTTTATCAACACCATGCAGGCCCTGGACCGCACCGGTGAGTCCCTGGAACGCGTGGCGAGTGTTTTTTACAGCCTCATGAGCGCGGACACCTCCCCGGAACTCCAGGCCGCGGCCAAGGAGATCGCGCCCAAACTATCCGCCCACAGCGACAACATCTCCCTGAATGAAAAACTGTTTGCCCGGGTCAAGGCCCTGCACGATCAGGGGGACGAATTGGGCCTGGATGCCGAACAGGCCTACATGCTGGAACACACCCATAAGGATTTCGTGCGCAGCGGCGCTTTACTGAATGATGAGCAGAAAACGCGCATGCGCGAAATCAACCAGCGGCTTTCGCTGCTGGGGCTGCAATTCAATGAAAACCTGCTGAAGGAAACCAACAGTTCCCATATCGTTATCGAAGATGAGGCGGACCTGGCCGGGTTGCCTGAAAGTGTGGTTACCATGGGCAAAGAGGCGGCCGAAGAATACGAGATGCCCGGCAAATGGGTTTATACCACTCAAAGGGCCAGCATGTACCCGTTCCTGCAATACTCCAAAAACCGCCCCCTGCGGGAAAAGCTCTATCGCGCCTACTTCATGCGCGGAGACCGCGACAATGATCACGACAACAAGGCCGTGCTCAAAGAGATCATGCAACTGCGCATCGAGCGCACCGGGATGCTGGGTTATGAAACCCCCGCCCACTTCTACCTGGAAAACCGCATGGCCGGAACTCCCCAGCGGGTGGACGAATTCCTGATGCAGCTGTGGAAACCCGCGCTTAAACGCGCCAAGGCGGAGGCCGCCGAGATGCAGGCCATCATCGACCGCGAAGGCGGTGATTTCAAACTCCAGTCCTGGGACTGGTGGTATTACGCGGAAAAGCTGCGCCGGGAAAAATTCGAGCTGGATGATGCCGAGTTGCGCCCCTACTTTGAATTGGAAAACGTAAAAAAGGGAATCTTCCATTTGTGCAACCAGTTGTACGGCCTGACCTTCGAACCCCGCACGGACATCCAGGTCTACAACAAAGAGGTACAGGTGTACGAGGTAAAGGAAGCTGACGGCAGCCACCTGGGAATCGTCTACTTCGACTTCCATCCCCGCGCATCCAAGCGCGGCGGCGCCTGGAGCGGCGGTTTCCGCGACGGCTGGACCCGCGACGGTAAAAAGATCTCGCCGCTCTCCACGGTTACCGGCAATTTCACCCGCCCCGCCGGCGAGACTCCTTCCCTGCTGAGTATTGACGAAGTCACGACTTTTTTCCACGAATTCGGCCACGCCCTGAACACCCTGTTCTCGGACGGACGTTACCAGACCCGCCATATCCCCCGCGACGCCGTTGAACTCCCCTCGCAGATCATGGAAAACTGGGCGCTGGAACCGGAACTGCTGGCGGTTTACGCCCGACACTACAAGACCGGAGAGGTCATCCCGGACGAACTGGTGGAAAAGATCCGCAAAAGCAGCCTCTTCAACCAGGGGTTCGAGACCGTGGAATACCTGGCGGCCGCCATCCTGGACCAGAAATGGCACGGCCTGACAAGTGTTGAAGACATCGAGGTCAACGCCTTTGAAAAAAAGGTCCTGGATGAGATCGGTTTGATTCCCGAGATCCAGCCGCGTTACCGCTCCACCTACTTCTCCCACATCATCTCAGGCTACTCCGCCGGCTACTATTCC